A single Antechinus flavipes isolate AdamAnt ecotype Samford, QLD, Australia chromosome 5, AdamAnt_v2, whole genome shotgun sequence DNA region contains:
- the LPAR5 gene encoding lysophosphatidic acid receptor 5 — protein MSANSTSTGPDIPACPDYRLFHRLHLVGYSLVLATGLPLNALALWVFLRALQVHSVVSVYMCNLAASDLLFTLSLPLRISYYALHYWPLPDLLCQTAGAAFQMNMYGSCIFLALINMDRYVAIVHPLRLRHLRRPMVARLLCLGVWALILVCAVPAARVHAPSPCYYENITVNLCFESFSEKLWQGKLLPLVLLAEGLGFILPLITMIYSSSRVFWTLARPSTTRSERRRKTVRLLLANLVIFLLCFVPYNTALAVYGLLRGKLVDASSEARDKVRQVLVVMVVLASANCVLDPLVYYFSAEGFRNTLRDLGTTRWVKVRSANGSQGLPRQRESGTLSTNVEDTSHCELLSPTPLEKSFTQPIKDSTI, from the coding sequence ATGTCGGCCAACTCCACCTCCACTGGCCCTGATATCCCCGCGTGTCCTGACTATCGACTTTTCCACCGCCTGCACCTGGTGGGCTACAGTCTGGTGCTTGCCACTGGTCTTCCCCTCAACGCCTTGGCACTATGGGTGTTCCTCCGAGCCCTACAGGTCCACTCGGTGGTCAGTGTCTACATGTGTAACCTGGCAGCTAGCGATCTGCTTTTTACCCTTTCCTTGCCCCTGCGGATATCCTACTACGCTCTTCACTACTGGCCCCTTCCCGACCTCCTGTGCCAGACAGCAGGGGCTGCCTTCCAGATGAATATGTACGGCAGCTGCATTTTCTTGGCCCTCATCAATATGGATCGTTATGTTGCAATCGTCCACCCGCTGCGGCTCCGCCACCTACGCAGGCCTATGGTGGCAAGACTGCTCTGCCTGGGGGTCTGGGCTTTGATCCTGGTGTGTGCTGTGCCTGCTGCTCGGGTTCATGCTCCCTCACCTTGCTATTATGAGAACATCACTGTCAACCTGTGCTTCGAGAGCTTCAGTGAGAAGTTGTGGCAGGGCAAGCTGCTGCCGCTGGTACTTCTTGCTGAAGGGCTGGGTTTCATACTGCCCTTGATAACCATGATCTACTCTTCCAGTCGGGTCTTCTGGACCTTGGCCCGGCCCAGCACCACCAGGAGTGAAAGACGCAGGAAAACGGTGCGCCTCCTGCTGGCTAACCTGGTCATTTTCCTCCTGTGCTTTGTGCCCTACAATACGGCCCTGGCTGTGTATGGGCTGCTTAGGGGAAAGCTGGTAGATGCCAGCTCCGAAGCCCGGGACAAGGTGCGCCAGGTgttggtggtgatggtagtgTTGGCTAGTGCCAACTGTGTCTTAGATCCCCTTGTGTACTATTTCAGTGCAGAGGGCTTCCGAAACACCCTACGAGACCTGGGAACTACACGATGGGTAAAAGTCAGATCTGCCAATGGATCTCAGGGACTACCTAGGCAACGGGAAAGTGGTACTCTCTCCACTAATGTTGAGGACACCTCTCACTGTGAACTGCTCTCACCTACACCTCTGGAAAAGTCCTTCACTCAACCCATCAAAGATTCAACTATCTGA